In Sphingomonas profundi, the sequence GATGCAGATAGGCGCGGCGCACCCCCTCGTCGATCACCTCCTGCAGCGAGAGGTCGCTGTCCAGCACGCACTGCTGGCCCCATTTGACGAAGACGGTGACGATGCCCGTATCCTGGCAGATCGGCCGATGGCCCTCCGCGCACATGCGGCTGTTCGTCAGGATCTGGGCGATGGCGTCCTTGGCGGCCGGGCCCTGCTCCGCCTCATAGGCGTCGCCCAGCGCGCGGATATAGTCCATCGGATGATAATAGCTGATATATTGGAGCGCATCGGCGACGCTCTCGATAAGATCCGCTTCCCTGATCACCGTCATCGCCATGTACCGAGCCCTTCGCCCATCCGCCTGTGCCTTCGCGCCTTACGCCGATGCGGGGCGCTTTCCAACGGGGCGCGCAACCGCGGCCGCGCTCGCCGGTTGTCCGCCGCATGACAGACCGATCCTCCTCCCGCGCCATCCCGGAATCGAGCATCGTCCTGGGCTTCGGCCCGATGCTGGTGCTGCCGGTGCTGGCGGTGCTGGCGTGGAGCACGGGCGGGTGGTGGGGCGCCTTCTTCGTCGGCATTGGCCAGCTGTGGGCGGGCGTGCTGCTGATCTTCATCGCCGGCGTGCGTCGCGGCCTCAGCTTCGGCATGGCGGATGGGCCGCGCCCGCTGCAACTCGCCACGATGATGTGGCTGTTCGTGCTGGGCCTCGCCGGCGTGGCGCTGCCGTGGCTCGCCGGCTTCTGCGCGCTGCTGATCGGTTATGGCAGCGTCGCGATCCTCGATCCCCGGGCGGCGAAACGCGGTGAGGTGCCGGCCCACTTTGCCCGCCTGCGCCCGCCGCAGATGGCGGTGGCGATCCTCGGCCTCACCGGGCTGCTGCTGCGCGCGCTGACGCTCTGACGGTGGCCCCGTGCAGGAATGACCACGCGCGGAACTGCGTTTTCCGCCGCGCGCAACAGGCGATTCGTCGGAGCAGGTGAAATATACCTCTAGACGACATGAATCCGGTTGAGGCACTAACGGTGGTGTCGGCGCGGGGCGGCCGGCACAAGATTGAGTTTGCACCTGCCGATCCCATATGGGTTTGGCGGCGTCGGTCGACCTGTTGAGGCGGCGGCGTGCGTTCCCGATCGGCCGCTCCTGGTGCTAGGCTGGGGCCATCGCCCGAGTCGAACAGAGCAGGAACGAGGGCTTCATGGATTTCTCCGGCGACAGGGAAGCGGGCAGCGACGTGGCGACAACTCTCGACTCCCCCACCGATACCGCGACCGGGCGGCACGCCCAGGGCGCGCGGCCACAGCCCTACCCGGTCGAGGTCGATCACGGCCGCGACGCGCTCCTCACCGATTTCGGGAAGGAGACGCTGAAGGACCGCTATCTGCTGCCCGGCGAGAGCTACCAGGATCTGTTCGTCCGCGTCGCCTCCGCCTATGCCGACGATGCGGCCCATGCCCAGCGGCTGTACGATTACATCTCCCGCCTCTGGTTCATGCCGTCCACCCCCGTGCTGTCGAACGGCGGCACCGGGCGCGGCCTGCCGATCAGCTGCTATCTCAATTCCGTGCCCGACAGCCTGGAAGGCATCGTCGATACCTGGAACGAGAATGTGTGGCTCGCCTCGCGCGGCGGCGGCATCGGCACCTACTGGGGCGCCGTGCGCGGCATCGGCGAGCCGGTCGGCCTCAACGGCAAGACCAGCGGCATCATCCCGTTCGTCCGCGTGATGGACAGCCTCACCCTCGCCATCAGCCAGGGCTCGCTGCGGCGCGGCTCGGCCGCCTGCTATCTCGACGTGTCACACCCGGAGATCGAGGAGTTTCTCGAGATCCGCAAGCCCAGCGGCGACTTCAACCGCAAGGCGCTGAACCTGCACCACGGCGTGCTGCTGACCGACGCCTTCATGGAATGCGTGCGCGCCGGCGGCGAGTGGCAGCTGCTCAGCCCGAAGGACGGCAGCCCGCGCAACACGGTGGACGCCCGCTCGCTGTTCCAGAAGCTCGTCGAGACGCGCCTCGCCACCGGCGAGCCCTATATCGTGTTCGCCGATACGGTGAACCGCGCCATGCCCCGCTTCCAGCGCGACGTTGGGCTGAAGGTCTCCACCTCCAATCTCTGCTCCGAGATCACCTTGCCCACCGGCAGGGATCAGCACGGGCGGGATCGCACCGCCGTCTGCTGCCTCTCCTCGCTGAACCTGGAAACGTGGGACGAGTGGCACGGCGACAAGCGCTTCATCGAGGATGTGATGCGCTTCCTCGACAACGTGCTGCAGGACTATATCGACCGGGCCGAGCCCGGCATGGAGCGCGCCAAGTACAGCGCCGGCCGCGAGCGGTCAGTCGGCCTCGGCGTTATGGGCTTTCACAGCTTCCTGCAGGCGCGCAACATCCCGTTCGAGGGCGCGATGGCCAAATCGTGGAACCTGCGCATCTTCCGTCACATCTCGGCCCAGGCGAACGAGGCGTCGATGATGCTGGCGCACGAGCGCGGCGCCTGCCCCGATGCCGCCGATCAGGGCGTGATGGAGCGGTTCAGCTGCAAGATGGCGATCGCGCCCACCGCCTCGATCAGCATCATCTGCGGCGGCACCTCCGCCTGTATCGAGCCGATCCCCGCCAACATCTACACCCACAAGACGCTGTCGGGCAGCTTCTCGATCCGCAATCCGTATCTGGAAAAGCTGCTCGCCACGAAGTCCAAGAACTCGGATGGGGTGTGGAACTCGATCCTGGAACAGGGCGGCTCCGTCCAGCACCTCGATTTCCTGTCGCAGGACGAGAAGGACACGTACAAGACCAGCTTCGAGATCGACCAGCGCTGGCTGATCGAGCTGGCCGCTGACCGCACGCCCTATATCGATCAGGCGCAGTCGCTGAACCTGTTCATCCCGGCGGACGTGGAGAAGTGGGATCTGCTGATGCTCCACTTCCGCGCGTGGGAGCTGGGGATCAAGTCGCTCTACTATCTGCGCTCCAAGTCGATCCAGCGCGCCGGTTTCGCCGGCGGCGTAGAAGCGGACAACACCCCCGACCTGCGCCGCATCGAGGTGGAGGCGACCGACTATGACGAGTGCCTCGC encodes:
- a CDS encoding ribonucleoside-diphosphate reductase subunit alpha, encoding MDFSGDREAGSDVATTLDSPTDTATGRHAQGARPQPYPVEVDHGRDALLTDFGKETLKDRYLLPGESYQDLFVRVASAYADDAAHAQRLYDYISRLWFMPSTPVLSNGGTGRGLPISCYLNSVPDSLEGIVDTWNENVWLASRGGGIGTYWGAVRGIGEPVGLNGKTSGIIPFVRVMDSLTLAISQGSLRRGSAACYLDVSHPEIEEFLEIRKPSGDFNRKALNLHHGVLLTDAFMECVRAGGEWQLLSPKDGSPRNTVDARSLFQKLVETRLATGEPYIVFADTVNRAMPRFQRDVGLKVSTSNLCSEITLPTGRDQHGRDRTAVCCLSSLNLETWDEWHGDKRFIEDVMRFLDNVLQDYIDRAEPGMERAKYSAGRERSVGLGVMGFHSFLQARNIPFEGAMAKSWNLRIFRHISAQANEASMMLAHERGACPDAADQGVMERFSCKMAIAPTASISIICGGTSACIEPIPANIYTHKTLSGSFSIRNPYLEKLLATKSKNSDGVWNSILEQGGSVQHLDFLSQDEKDTYKTSFEIDQRWLIELAADRTPYIDQAQSLNLFIPADVEKWDLLMLHFRAWELGIKSLYYLRSKSIQRAGFAGGVEADNTPDLRRIEVEATDYDECLACQ
- a CDS encoding DUF3429 family protein, whose amino-acid sequence is MTDRSSSRAIPESSIVLGFGPMLVLPVLAVLAWSTGGWWGAFFVGIGQLWAGVLLIFIAGVRRGLSFGMADGPRPLQLATMMWLFVLGLAGVALPWLAGFCALLIGYGSVAILDPRAAKRGEVPAHFARLRPPQMAVAILGLTGLLLRALTL